One window of Parambassis ranga chromosome 3, fParRan2.1, whole genome shotgun sequence genomic DNA carries:
- the fgf4 gene encoding fibroblast growth factor 4 yields the protein MSATSRFSLPHRCLFLFSLHWRAKRRKGVFKPRPGMGSLAALQTVLVLGLVTELAGCAPGLNGTADRWEALYSRSLARIPGEKREEISRDSDYLLGIKRLRRLYCNVGIGFHIQVLPDGRITGVHNENRYSLLQISPVERGVVTLLGVRSGLFVAMNRRGKLYGSLQYNNDCKFREKLLANNYNAYESMAYPKMFIGLSKNGKTKRGNRVSPAMTVTHFLPRI from the exons ATGAGTGCAACTTCGCGCTTCTCTCTGCCGCACCGctgcttatttttattttcgCTCCATTGGAGAGCCAAACGCCGGAAGGGTGTTTTCAAACCTAGACCCGGAATGGGCTCTCTGGCGGCTCTACAGACCGTCCTAGTCCTAGGTCTGGTGACCGAACTGGCGGGATGCGCCCCCGGTCTGAACGGGACGGCGGACCGATGGGAGGCCCTCTACTCGCGGTCCCTGGCGCGGATCCCAGGGGAGAAACGGGAGGAGATCAGCAGGGACAGCGACTACCTCTTGGGCATTAAAAGGTTGCGGCGCCTCTATTGCAACGTGGGGATCGGCTTTCACATTCAGGTGTTACCGGACGGTAGAATAACGGGAGTACACAACGAAAACCGCTACA GTCTTCTACAGATTTCTCCAGTGGAAAGAGGAGTTGTGACTCTGCTGGGTGTTCGCAGCGGGCTCTTTGTAGCCATGAACAGACGAGGGAAACTCTATGGATCT TTACAGTACAACAATGACTGCAAGTTCAGGGAGAAGCTCCTCGCCAACAACTATAATGCCTATGAGTCCATGGCCTACCCGAAGATGTTCATTGGACTGAGTAAGAATggcaaaacaaaaagaggaaacCGAGTGTCACCTGCCATGACAGTGACACATTTCTTGCCAAGAATCTAG
- the fgf3 gene encoding fibroblast growth factor 3: MLMIPLLVLLSLLDPVSPRARCTPGQDCDPRQRRDAGGRGGVYEHLGGAPRRRKLYCATKYHLQIHPNGKIDGSLEENNPFSIMEITAVDVGIVAIKGLFSGRYLAMNDKGRLYASEVFNKECEFVERIHELGYNTYASRHHSTEQPLPQGGGSSKRRASAKRQWYVSINGKGRPRRGFKTRSTDKASLFLPRVLGNKDHEMVRRLSDSASAHHHGRRVERRRRRHRASKGQGRQPDQSADF, from the exons ATGCTGATGATACCACTGCTGGTGTTGCTGAGCTTATTGGATCCAGTAAGTCCCCGGGCTCGCTGCACACCGGGTCAGGACTGCGACCCCCGGCAGCGGAGGGACGCCGGGGGCCGCGGGGGAGTGTATGAACACCTCGGAGGAGCGCCTAGACGCAGGAAGCTTTACTGCGCTACCAAATACCATTTACAGATACATCCTAATGGAAAAATAGATGGGTCGCTGGAGGAAAACAACCCGTTCA GCATCATGGAAATCACAGCAGTTGATGTGGGTATTGTAGCCATAAAAGGACTCTTTTCTGGAAGATATCTGGCCATGAATGATAAAGGACGGCTGTATGCCTCG GAAGTGTTCAATAAAGAATGTGAGTTTGTGGAGCGGATCCACGAGCTGGGGTACAACACCTATGCATCCCGCCACCACTCCACAGAGCAGCCGCTACCACaaggaggcggcagcagcaaGCGTCGCGCCAGCGCCAAGCGCCAGTGGTACGTGTCCATTAACGGCAAAGGACGGCCCCGGCGAGGGTTTAAAACCCGAAGTACAGACAAAGCTTCACTCTTTCTGCCTCGGGTACTGGGCAACAAGGACCATGAAATGGTGAGGCGTCTAAGTGACAGTGCAAGCGCACACCACCACGGTCGCCGCGTTGAAAGGCGAAGACGTCGACATCGTGCCAGCAAAGGCCAGGGTCGACAACCTGATCAATCAGCAGACTTTTAG